From a single Octopus sinensis linkage group LG5, ASM634580v1, whole genome shotgun sequence genomic region:
- the LOC115211753 gene encoding uncharacterized protein LOC115211753 isoform X2, which translates to MGKSSFECNFCDKEFTNRSRLDSHQRIHTGERPHICNQCNRPFRTASDLKVHFRTHTGEKPYKCNFCDQAFAVSRNLTAHIRIHTGERPFICSLCHKAFTQKSALNVHSRIHTGDKPFQCIFCAKQFAYSNSLKVHLRDHTRVENGNDIDTNNSSNNSSDIHSVSNNTNNIISNTNLSGRGRRKKNNRCKAGRAPKNQETIKQSTVLGFSDYTQPEEEALYTCSICSQGFDQIELLAEHWKSHNEDTDSEKSDDDNPSRTAQKDVNGVGKVLSKTKDNLKEEKNQENLVAPKFNKAVDDNDTYQTIDKDNSSHAEFTEPSSIYCNLRESIAKSLGAIQISNGQRQTRSRSKEQSDDPSVSTVAPSKHSKSSKSCHSSKSPSVSASNTTFGSRSKRLLSKNPVGSQASQATKNISPTVSVANSSSNVSLYGNESFNSVKTEENMKCVSENTHSVDKGNTSQDNKWESYQTTTLIDEGENQSAVITESLVNSVSVKNEPSFLPSSDTFSKEISQTSDNAMSETNLGKEITKSSSCLVENKLDIASLFDQDIYTSALNDALKSLPSTASLSNSFLNNDNNHSNNNSSDENKDPLNSSGDMTDSFIKKETEGTVFLNLPQSSQQDLVASSSMPSIMSMMDQSQIDMLSNSTAADTSSNIAEKFKTYKCTLCGMILCEAELFVEHLGKHSRNANPFICTECGRQCTRQYDLKVHTRTHTGERPYKCRFCKRGFAISRNLVAHLRIHTGERPYQCNTCNKSFTQQSALRTHSRIHTGEKPYVCKSCGKTFSYSYVLNSHVRDNKLYRCNYCQGMYIGSCAINQHMKSHDEDKQLAENAASIEELSFSTDDTEILNENVVNELDRKLLSSTGTPHLKNSKSKKKRKGKLKLISQTIDVTESIDCQITNIDNPDLWPNTDMLVKMENNAEEFIRNGENFGNVDQSIFGKSGLPDQLGCDSQISKNGDDLQALYVGNLEMQNYSQNSENVAPKSSSQEGFGGKLSSYFKYAKHLSLQHEAKISRKIKARQKAHICWYCHRDFGKFKDLCKHVRKHWKSRLYSCSHCKRKFTRQTACKMHKMIHGKKYFKCQYCSKSFAFSCSLMSHLKAVHTHRCHVKSHNCQHCFQSFSRYYLLSAHIKKQHLGKSSEKLGDTFIKSNKSLIPQQPYENNTDILGIDEPHLPSKVSPTSSVQNNTSCHQLNNDQIVIYLEEEGDSKMEDLENEINDNILSSNSGEGSAIDISAASLDDPDADDEEENLSCSFCERTFSQRHQLLVHLRIHTGEKPYKCTWCHKAFRVSNDLNVHTRIHTGQRPYRCKVCDKTFTVLRNLSTHMRVHTGEKPYQCNICTRCFSQKSALTVHMRIHTGSKPFRCGMCPQSFAHSSSLRQHKQRHVTGELEEEVFRCTVCDKTFPCFNTLSSHVEEHLQENLESNSKNKPGLSKTAISPSGVEINQESVLQEETYTPSLKETNYAIKDTAKKRGKRKTKKRNRSNLSDGFDQQQLNQVNQVINKMKLEEEAMLCIKDESNSSSMIDSLKFKALNDDPADPSPSSSVGTLEKSFRTLNNQKKKEKIPCVSTSQNMAYKSEPRDFSSQQQHLLESENLNKADFDDVVGFAEKSDDNVSDTASQIYSCNDCEKTFNQKCLLLAHSRIHTGERPYNCHVCSKTFRIPNDLKVHLRSHTGERPYKCQICNRGFSISRNLTAHLRVHTGERPFKCEFCSKCFTQKSALTVHIRTHTGVKPFKCEVCGQSFAYSYSLNVHRKQQHNLNSNSKPSSGRLYKCNDCDQTFTHGYLLGIHRRTHKQRSKAKQQNSINQVPHAKMQSSEDQHLNSRLKSDPFLSLSLVNNNLNELEIDQITLSQKDSLNLHEKSLEELDQNNMFIKSNTSDFQAHNADLEDFEKPHQSLRTKFGISEKLNRKTKRQRRSKYSLQSTENDGNKNGENECVELSNTEIDFDEIEATAARLENLLSDEPLSIDEAACKVCGKTFSQRAHLAAHYRIHTGERPYKCRL; encoded by the exons ATGGGTAAATCGTCATTTGAGTGCAATTTTTGTGACAAAGAATTCACCAATAGATCTAGATTAGATTCTCACCAGAGAATTCACACAGGAGAACGACCACATATTTGTAATCAGTGTAATCGGCCATTTCGCACAGCCTCTGATTTGAAAGTACATTTCCGcactcatactggagagaagccttatAAATGTAACTTCTGTGATCAAGCATTTGCAGTTTCACGTAATCTCActgcacacatacgtattcatacaggtgagagacCTTTTATCTGTTCATTATGTCACAAGGCTTTCACACAGAAATCTGCACTCAATGTTCACTCCAGGATTCATACTGGTGATAAACCTTTCCAGTGCATCTTTTGTGCCAAACAGTTTGCATACTCTAACAGCTTGAAGGTGCACTTACGTGATCATACACGTGTTGAGAATGGCAACGACATTGAcaccaataacagcagcaacaatagtagtGATATTCATTCTGTAAGTAATAACACTAACAATATTATTAGTAACACAAATCTTTCTGGTAGAGGCAGACGTAAAAAAAATAATCGTTGTAAAGCAGGTAGAGCCCCTAAAAACCAGGAGACCATCAAGCAATCAACTGTATTGGGATTCTCCGATTATACCCAACCAGAGGAAGAAGCTCTCTATACTTGTTCTAtttgttcccaaggctttgaccAAATTGAGCTTCTAGCCGAGCATTGGAAGTCTCACAATGAAGACACTGATTCCGAGAAGAGTGATGACGACAATCCTTCAAGAACTGCTCAGAAAGATGTTAATGGTGTTGGTAAAGTACTGTCTAAGACAAAAGATAatttaaaagaggaaaagaatcaAGAAAACTTGGTTGCACCTAAATTCAACAAAgctgttgatgacaatgatactTATCAAACGATTGACAAAGATAACTCTTCACATGCAGAGTTTACAGAGCCCTCTTCCATTTACTGTAACTTAAGAGAAAGCATTGCAAAATCACTTGGTGCAATTCAGATTAGCAATGGGCAACGTCAGACAAGATCTAGAAGTAAAGAGCAGTCTGATGATCCTTCAGTTTCAACGGTAGCACCTTCAAAACATTCTAAGTCATCAAAAAGTTGTCACTCTTCCAAATCACCTTCTGTTAGTGCATCCAATACTACGTTTGGGAGTAGATCCAAACGGCTGCTTTCAAAAAATCCAGTTGGCAGTCAGGCTAGTCAGGCAACTAAAAATATCAGTCCAACTGTTTCAGTTGCTAATAGCTCATCTAATGTAAGCCTTTATGGGAATGAATCTTTCAATTCtgtaaaaactgaagaaaatatgaaatgtgtTTCTGAGAACACGCACTCTGTTGATAAAGGAAATACATCCCAAGATAATAAATGGGAAAGTTACCAGACCACTACTCTGATAGATGAAGGAGAAAACCAAAGTGCTGTTATTACAGAATCATTGGTCAATAGTGTCTCGGTGAAAAATGAGCCATCTTTTCTGCCTTCTAGTGATACCTTTTCCAAGGAAATTTCTCAAACATCAGACAATGCAATGTCTGAGACAAATCTTGGCAAAGAAatcacaaaatcatcatcatgcCTTGTTGAAAATAAATTAGATATTGCTTCTCTTTTTGACCAAGATATTTACACATCTGCTCTCAATGATGCTCTGAAGTCTCTTCCATCAACTGCTTCATTATCCAATTCCTTCCTGAACAATGACAACAATCACAGCAATAACAATAGTAGTGATGAAAATAAAGACCCCCTTAACTCTTCAGGAGACATGACTGATTCTTTTATAAAGAAGGAAACAGAAGGTACTGTTTTCTTAAATCTACCCCAATCCTCTCAGCAGGATTTGGTGGCTTCTTCCTCCATGCCATCTATAATGTCAATGATGGATCAGTCCCAAATTGATATGTTGTCCAACTCCACTGCTGCTGATACATCATCAAATATAgctgaaaaatttaaaacatacaAGTGTACACTATGTGGCATGATATTATGTGAGGCTGAACTTTTCGTTGAACATTTAGGGAAACATTCCCGAAATGCTAATCCATTCATATGCACAGAGTGTGGAAGACAATGCACTCGTCAGTATGATTTGAAAGTGCACACTAGAACACATACAGGCGAGAGACCATACAAATGTAGATTTTGTAAGCGTGGGTTTGCTATTTCTCGCAATCTTGTGGCACATCTGCGTATTCACACTGGGGAGCGACCTTATCAGTGCAATACCTGCAATAAGTCATTCACTCAACAAAGTGCACTACGGACACACAGCCGCATTcacactggtgaaaaaccatatgtTTGTAAAAGCTGTGGCAAAACATTTTCTTATTCGTATGTCCTAAACTCACATGTACGTGATAACAAACTTTATCGCTGCAACTATTGCCAGGGAATGTATATTGGGTCTTGTGCTATTAACCAGCACATGAAGTCGCATGATGAAGACAAACAGCTAGCAGAAAATGCTGCTAGTATCGAGGAACTTTCTTTTAGTACAGATGATACTGAGATTCTGAATGAAAATGTAGTTAATGAACTGGACAGAAAGCTGTTAAGCTCTACTGGAACACCACACCTAAAGAATTCCAAgtcaaaaaaaaagaggaaaggaaaattaaaattgatttctCAGACTATTGATGTTACTGAATCTATAGACTGCCAGATTACCAACATAGACAATCCAGATCTTTGGCCAAATACAGATATGCttgttaaaatggaaaataatgctGAAGAATTCATAAGAAATGGTGAAAATTTTGGTAATGTAGATCAATCTATATTTGGAAAATCAGGTCTACCAGACCAATTGGGTTGTGATTCTCAGATTTCAAAAAATGGAGATGATCTGCAAGCACTTTATGTGGGGAATTTAGAAATGCAAAACTACAGTCAGAACTCTGAAAATGTTGCCCCAAAGAGTTCCTCTCAAGAGGGTTTTGGCGGAAAATTAAGTTCCTATTTTAAATATGCTAAACACTTGTCTTTACAACATGAAGccaaaatatcaagaaaaataaaagctaGACAAAAAGCTCATATCTGCTGGTATTGTCACCGAGACTTTGGAAAATTCAAGGACCTGTGTAAACACGTGAGGAAACACTGGAAAAGCCGTCTTTACAGCTGTTCTCATTGCAAGAGGAAGTTTACTCGTCAAACTGCTTGCAAAATGCATAAAATGATACAtggtaagaaatatttcaaatgtcaatattgtagtaaaagttttgcattctCATGCAGCTTGATGTCTCATTTGAAAGCAGTCCACACAcaccggtgccatgtaaaaagccatAATTGTCagcattgttttcagtcattcaGTCGTTATTACCTCCTTTCAGCACACATAAAAAAGCAACACTTAGGAAAATCGTCTGAGAAACTAGGAGATACATTTATAAAATCTAACAAATCATTAATCCCACAGCAGCCTTATGAAAACAATACTGATATTCTAGGTATTGATGAGCCTCATTTACCATCTAAGGTGAGTCCAACTTCTTCTGTGCAAAATAATACATCTTGCCATCAATTGAATAATGATCAGATTGTTATTTATCTTGAAGAAGAAGGTGATTCCAAAATGGAAGATCTTGAAAACGAGATCaatgataatatattatcttCCAATTCTGGTGAAGGATCTGCCATTGATATCAGTGCAGCATCTCTAGATGAccctgatgctgatgatgaagaggaaaatCTGTCTTGTAGCTTTTGTGAGCGCACTTTCAGCCAGCGCCATCAGCTTTTGGTACATCTTCgaattcatactggtgaaaagccATATAAATGTACTTGGTGTCATAAAGCATTTCGTGTGTCGAATGATCTTAATGTTCATACGCGTATTCACACAGGCCAACGTCCTTATAGGTGTAAAGTGTGTGATAAAACATTTACAGTCTTACGTAACTTGTCAACCCACATGAGGgtacatacaggtgaaaaaccttATCAGTGCAATATATGTACTAGATGTTTCTCTCAGAAATCAGCTCTTACGGTCCATATGCGTATCCATACTGGATCAAAACCTTTCAGATGTGGTATGTGTCCACAAAGTTTTGCTCATTCATCAAGTTTACGACAACATAAGCAGCGTCATGTCACTGGCGAGCTTGAGGAGGAGGTTTTCCGATGTACTGTTTGTGACAAGACTTTCCCTTGCTTCAATACTCTTAGCAGTCACGTTGAAGAACACCTTCAAGAAAACTTAGAgtcaaatagtaaaaataaacctGGGTTGAGCAAAACTGCAATATCACCATCAGGAGTAGAGATTAATCAGGAATCTGTTTTGCAGGAAGAGACATACACACCATCTCTAAAAGAAACCAACTATGCAATTAAAGATACTGCTAAAAAACgtggcaaaagaaaaacaaaaaaacgcaaCCGTTCTAATTTATCTGATGGTTTCGATCAACAACAGCTTAATCAAGTAAACCAAGTCATCAACAAAATGAAGCTTGAGGAAGAAGCCATGCTTTGCATCAAAGATGAATCCAATTCCTCAAGTATGATTGATTCTCTTAAATTCAAAGCCTTGAATGATGATCCTGCAGAtccatcaccgtcgtcatcagtTGGAACATTGGAAAAATCTTTTCGCACCTTGAATaaccaaaagaagaaagagaaaattccTTGTGTCAGTACTTCTCAAAACATGGCTTATAAATCTGAGCCTAGAGATTTCTCTAGCCAGCAACAGCATTTATTAGAATCTGAAAATTTGAACAAGGCTGACTTTGATGATGTTGTTGGCTTTGCTGAAAAGAGTGATGATAATGTTTCAGACACTGCCTCACAAATTTACTCTTGTAATGACTGTGAGAAAACATTTAATCAGAAATGCCTTTTATTAGCACATAGCAGGATCCATACAGGAGAACGTCCTTATAATTGCCATGTCTGCAGCAAGACATTTCGCATTCCTAATGATTTGAAAGTCCATTTGCGGAGTCATACAGGAGAAAGGCCTTACAAATGTCAAATCTGCAATCGTGGTTTTTCGATTTCTCGAAATTTAACAGCTCATTTGAGGGTTCACACTGGAGAAAGACCATTTAAGTGTGAATTCTGCAGCAAATGTTTCACTCAGAAATCAGCTCTAACAGTTCATATAAGAACCCATACAGGTGTTAAGCCATTCAAATGTGAAGTCTGTGGTCAATCTTTTGCCTATTCTTACAGTCTCAATGTTCACAGGAAACAACAACATAATTTAAATAGCAATAGCAAACCGTCCAGTGGCCGGCTTTACAAGTGCAATGATTGTGACCAAACATTCACACATGGCTATCTTCTTGGAATCCATCGAAGAACTCACAAGCAGCGCAGTAAAGCCAAGCAACAAAACTCAATTAATCAAGTTCCTCATGCCAAGATGCAAAGTTCTGAGGATCAGCACTTAAATTCACGTTTGAAATCAGATCCTTTCTTGTCTCTTTCACTTGTTAATAACAATCTCAATGAACTTGAAATTGACCAGATTACTCTCAGTCAGAAAGATTCTCTGAACCTTCATGAAAAATCACTTGAAGAATTAGACCAGAATAATATGTTCATTAAAAGCAATACTAGTGATTTTCAAGCTCATAATGCAGATTTAGAAGATTTTGAAAAACCTCACCAGTCATTACGTACCAAATTTGGAATCTCAGAGAAGCTCAACAGAAAAACCAAAAGGCAAAGACGCTCAAAGTATTCATTACAATCTACAGAAAATGATGGAAACAAAAATGGTGAAAATGAATGTGTTGAACTATCCAATACTGAAATAgattttgatgaaatagaagCAACAGCTGCACGGCTAGAGAATCTGTTATCAGATGAACCACTCTCCATTGATGAGGCTGCTTGCAAAGTGTGTGGTAAAACATTTAGCCAAAGAGCTCATTTAGCTGCTCATTATCGCATCCATACTGGTGAGAGACCTTACAAGTGTCGCTTGT ag